CCTGGGTTTTGCATCGGAAAAAGTTGAAAGGTATGtcaacatcatcatcaaatgGCAGGAACATGCTTTGGCTGGGAGAATGTCCTGTGGGGCAGTGACAGGTTTGAGGGTCCTCACCCTTTTGTAAGCGGGTGGAGCATCTTCTGGAGCATCAACCATGTTCTCATCCAGGGAGTTCAGGCTGTAAAGAGAAAGCAGCATGGGCTGATCTGAGAACTCTTTGTCATCCCTAGCTGCCAGTCTCCAGGCCCCCACCAACTAGAGCCAGGGATGTGAAGTGAGGGGAACAGAGGTTCGCAAAGTGGTGGCCCTGCCTTACGTGGTTAGTCATTCTAAATATTACAATGGGTGTGTGGCCAACTCAGATCTTTGGCAGCAGTCCCATGGCAAATGTGACCTTTGGGGCAATGCATGAAAGAGGGCCTTTGGAGGGCAAGTcagtttcattcattcagtcaTGACCTGGTTGGTACACAGGAGGCGAGACTGAAAGGCAGGATTCGTAGGCATACCTGGCCACTTCAGAGctggtgttttcctccaggtccAGGGAGGGGTACAAGGAGAAACCAAGCACCGGGTTAGCCCTGAGGAAGAATAGTCCAGTGGTGAGTTTCTTAATCACTACAAATTCAGCCCATCAGAATCTTATCATGCAGCTGACTAGACAGCACAGAATGCcagaccggggggaggggggaccacaAGACCACTCAGTGCAACAAAATCACATGCAATGCATAATTGATAACAATTGTCAGCGTGATGCACACAGTGCAGCAACAGCCTTGTGGTGTTGCACAAAATGTGTATCACCTACAGTCAAGGCTATCTACAGCTTCCGCCTTAATTTTGCTTACCCATGTACAGCAGAGTTTGACACTTCAAAGAAGGAAATTCACTAGTAACTGGCTAAAAATATGGATACCACAGATCAATCCTTTTCTGAATTTGTCTGGAGATGCTGGACATACTTCTGTCATAATTGCAAATTCAGTACAGGACCAGTTCAGCACATGGgagtttaaaaacacaaatttgAATAACTAAAGGGTGTGGGGCCtaccaggaggcaggcaggcaggcgcttacGTTTCTTCCTGATTTTGCCCCTCCACAGGTCAGTCCAGGATACACCCCTTTTACTAGGGCAAACCTTACCCCACCCGAAAAGCATACCCTTCTGCGTTGTATTTGTTGGTCCCAGGGATAGCAGGCCCCTGTACCACGTCGCCAGGTGAGAACTTTGAAGCCACCTTCAGGGCTTTTAaggctttcagcttcctcccataACTGCAAAAAGAAATGAGAAAGGAGAGTGAGCAACCTAAGATAGCCCTGCTGGAGAAGACCAAAGGCCTAttgagcccagcatcctcttcccacaATGGGCAACCAGATCCCCATGGGAAGCCCTCAAGTAGGGCATGGCCAACACTCCCATCACACATGATCTCCAACAGCTAGTAGTTAGAGGCACTCTCCCTCTGCAAGTAGTACTTAGCCATCATGGCTGCTGGTCAGGCCAGGGAACATGCTGCCCTACCATGAGAATCCCACAAAACCAAGCAGAATGGTGGAACCACGTGAGGGATGCAGGCTATGCTGGCTTTTGGGAAGGTGCTGATGCAGTGCAGCAtgcgtacatacatacatacatacatacatacagaattTCATTTGTATgtcgcctttccacagttaaagccatgctcaagtggcttacaacatgaaaaaatacataattacataGCAAACACCACAAACAATCGCACAACCAAATTGAAACCATTTCCACACAAATCATAACATGAAATAAAgagacaaaaaaacccagcagcaacagcaacaaccctgtctccccccccccacacacacagaaaagccCTTAATAATACACCAGCCCCATTTTTGTTGAGTGTGCAGAAACAAATAGAGGCAGCGTTGAACCAGCTGCAGCAAGTACATTCGTATACCTGCCGTAAAAAGGGGAGGGGCACTTTTGTACCTTTTTCTCATGCCTATTATTATCAGGAGCATGACGATGAGGATAAGAAGAGCAGCCACAGCCAGCCCTGCAATGACAGCGAACAGCTCATTCTCCTTGTTGGACTGCGTCACCTCCACCGGGCCCTGGGATACACAAGAGTGTCACTACACTGGCTCAGCAAGCGCCCGTGTCTACAACATGATGTTTCAGTTATGCCCTGGCTACAGCCTCAGTGCACACAGCCTCTCTCTATGCCAGTCCCAGCTGTGGTGCAAGATTGGTTTCCAGCGTGCCATTCTGCCAGGGTGCCTGCTTCTCCACCAGCATTGGCTCCAGCCACACCATCTTTCCCATGGCCATCTCACTTGCCCTGGCAAGGCAGAGCTTGCTGTCCTGCCAGGGGCACACACCAAGCCTCTGATGTACCCATCCCGACAGAGCTCTCCTGTTTGAGCTTTGACAAACCCCACCGCCGCCACCTTACTTCAGAGGAACCCTAGAGCTGCTCCTCAGTGTTTGGGAGTAGGAGCAGGAAATGTGCACTCACAATGATGGATAGGCCAAGCTTGAGCAACCGAGAGAGTTCCTCAGGGTTTCTCTGGATGAGTCTGGAAAGAAGACAGAAAGGTATCCATGAAGTGTTCAGGACAGGCTCCTTGGGATAtaagaagccctgctggatcaggccaaaggcccattcagtccagcatcctgttctcacagggatcAACCAAATGCTcataagaaacccacaagcaggagaaTGACAATGAGTTCAACAGGACTCCCCCTCTCCCTACTtgggattcctagcaactggtataaaGAGGTCTGTTGCATCTGACAGTTGAAATGGAACACAGCCATTGGGGTGGCTAGTAATAGCCTTATACTGATAtccttaacctccatgaatttggctaatcatgcttctttaaagccatccaaattggtggccatcactacatcccgAGGAGAACCTTTCCCCACGATTCAAGTTACAGGGAGTTGGGGGCAGAGGGAGCATGGCCTCTTAACTACTGATTTTAGAAGATCTAGGGCAGGCTATGATTTCATTCAAGCTGGGTTTAAGTCAGAGGGGGTCAGCCATCCTTACCTTTCCCCTCATAATTCAAACACTTCCTTGCCATGCAAACTTCTGCCAGAGCAGATGCACATTTCCCCTTTCTGATGCTCCCCTCTTTCCTCTTACCTGTGCTCTTAAgctcagccttccctaacctggcactctccagatattttgcacttcaactcccatcagccccagctagtctggcaaatggtcagggatggtgggatatATTTTAGACTACAATGCTttagtgggatgcgggtggcggtgtgggttaaaccacagagcctagggcttgccgatcagaaggttggtggtttgaatccctgtttggtcccagctcctgccaacctagcagttggaaagcacctcaaagtgcaagtagataaataggcaggaaggtaaacggcctttccgtgcgctgctctggttcaccagaagcagctttgtcatgctggccacatgacctggaagctgtacactggctcccttggccaatgaagcgagatgagcgccacaaccccagagtcatccacgactggacctgatggtcaggggtccctttacctttacgtttttACAATGCTTTAATCTGGagagtaccaggttggggaaggccacACTGACCTTTGCCTAGGctcctcagcccagcccagctccgTGATGCGTCACTTACGTGCGTACTTCTCCGGGCATCAGAGCTGTGCCATTGCTATAGACAAAATAGGCCTCCATTGCTGTCTTCGCCACAGCCCTAGGGGAGTTGAGACGGTGATGTGTAAGATGGACATGTGTGGGAATGGGGAAGGGGTATTGCCAGAAGCCCCTTCCTAGACCTTTGACTGATCAAAGAGCCAGCCCCCAGGAAATTATTGGGTAACCCAACTGGCTTTGCAAACACAGCCAACCCCTGATGAATCAGCACTACAGAGTCAACAACATCATCTCTCACGCTGGCTACATGCAACCTCAGTGCTTGGTACCTCAAGGAAGACATGAATCCTCAAATATTCTTTACCCCTCTCCATTTACTCTACAAACATTCAAGCACACTTCCGACCAGCACCATACAGCCACACTGGCTGATGCCTGTGGCCAGCCATAGATGCAAGAAGCATCACAAATACTTCCCCCTTCATTCATGCTTCTCAGGCACTACTGTCTTCCCTTTAACTTCACTCATTTCCTTTCATCTTGTTCTGTCTCAGTAACCTGTCAGATCTGGAGCTCCCAGAATCCTCGACGGACTTGATGTTTGCTACATAGACTGTTGCTTGGGTAGCTCTACTCAGAGCCCTGGAAGAAGCACAGAAAATGAGTGTCTCTAAGTGTCTCTTTAACTTCATGTTCAGGGATCGGCTCCTCTGTGGTGCATGGCCTGCTCTGCAGCCTTGGGCATGAGATAGTAATGGTGCCAGTAAGTTTCAGAATCCGGCTTTAGATCTGAAAACATTAGCAGAATAGGAATTGTTAGCACACCCAAAGCCCtcagtttttaattgtatttgcagtgcttctttcctttcttatgttgtattttccatggaattcaaattgcaatacaatagATATGTCCCTGGATCAACCCactgaagggaagggaaagatgCCATACACATTGATTTCACCCGAGTTAGACTGCACGTCCTGCAAGGAGGAATCAAACACCAGCCGGACACGGTAGCTCTGGTCGACAGTGTAgatctggagaaagagagaggcaaatGTTCTCAGAAGAAAGCCATGGTGGAATGTCTGCATTGCGAAAGGAATCTGGGTAGatcagaaagctgccttacgTCCAGTGATACTGAGGAATACAGTGGAGGGTTCCCGTGGTCTTTGGCTTCTACTGTCACCCGATACTGACCCTTCAATGAACTGTCAAGGCTGCTGGCAACTCTGGAGAAACAGAGCAATTGATATCAGAGGGACTGAGAGTTCCTGATCCCAGAGTCTGTACAGGGACAGACCAGCCCCTAGTTCCACAATGCCCTGTCTGTGCATGTGGCCCTTAGGACACTGCTCCAAGCTTGGGGATAGATCACAGGGAGACCAGATAAAACATGTACTAAACTGGAATTTATAGAGAAGTATTAGACCCCGAACAGGAGAAAGTGAGAGGCTAGTGTTAAGCTACCTATTTTGCTATCACTGTCTGTGCTGAGAAGCAACACTCTCTTTCTAAATAGGATGACAGGAGTATAGCTGCATTGGTCATGCTCAAGCTATTATCAGAATTTCCCCAAGATCAAATGACAGGCAATGCTACACTTTCCTCTTGGCTTCCATTCTTCCTGGATTTTCTCTCCCTGCCAATATAGTGACCACCATTGTGTTCTCCACAAAGCTCCCAGACAACAAAACCCCATCAATTACTGGATGCTCCCAATGTAGAGGTCCTTCTCTGCTGTTGTCACCACTTTGAAAAGATTTTCACGGATCTGCTCGGGTCCTTTGTCTGGGATGAAAAGTACCCTGGAGATGGCAAATGAAATCACACTGTTCACACCCGAATCAGCATCATTAGcctggaaggagaaggaagaggacacTATTGTTGCTGCTTCTTTGAACTACCCCACATCACATAGCCTGTGGGAACTAGGAGCCAGTTCCCACCACAAGGAAGAAGCTGTGTGAattgtaggtgggttcccacgaggcaagacacagtgataacagcaagaacctttattgaactacataactgggaaacgggcagagcaactgcttatatacattcctgaaaccctgggccactcccactcccaacatgattggctgtctaaacttccaagctgcgaatcacgactcagagttcaagggccaatggcagaggcccaaatcctgaaatgttctgtgattggacatcatgtattgaatcagaacacaggagctcagaatccttagtccagactcaagctcaggcaaacacggaccactgaatacataacactgtGTACCCAAATGAGTATACACCCATACACACATGTGCCCCAACATTGCATTCTCTCACCTTGACCACAGCCACCTGCAGGTCCACAGGAGAGACTTCTGGGATTATcactgcaataaaacaccagataCAGATCAAAGAATGGGTGCCACATGCTGGACATACTGTACTGTAGGTCTTTCCTAGGAGCTTGCTCTCACTTCTAGCTCCAGCTTCCTTTGTCCTGGTTAATGTTAGACAGGAAGGCAACCAACTGCTCCTCCCTTAACAATTGATTGGGGAAGATTGGCTATTTGACACTACTGGAGGAGGAAAGGATACCCTTCTGATGGAAGAAGGAGCTTTCCGAGAGCTACAATTGCTTATAATTCATTAGGGGGGGGCTCCAATTGTCTCAGCCCCAAAGATCAGGCAAGAGGAATTTATTTCAAAAGCTGGAGTAGAATCTGTGATGCAGTCTCTCATACACCACCATCTACCCATCTATCCATTAGGGGGCAGTAGCGGCACATTTCTCTTGCATATATTGCTCTCACCAAAGGTGGTGGTGCTTTCTTCAAACACTGGTGGGTTGTCATTCACATCAGTGATTAAGATTCTCAGGGTCtctgcaggaagaagaaaaagcacaacAGAGGAGGCACTAGTTACTGACTGAAGTGGCTCTGCAGACTCCACCCTGCTCCCAGTGAGGAACACAATACTGTATCACCTATCAAGGTTTGTCTCTCAAGTCCTTCGACAAACAGCCCATTCACATACCGGTAGCTTACTAAATTAGTTCACTGTTCTGTTGCCTCCATTCCACAGTGCTAAGGAACCTCCAGCTGTGAAGATGCTGGGGCCAGATTAGCGATGACAAAGtagggaagtttagggaagtttttaatttgtgatatttgatgtattttaatgtttgttggaagccgcccagagtggcagggaaagcccagtcagatgggcggggtataaataataaattattattgttattaattattattattattattatttcacccaTGCTTTCCCCTCTAAAACAGGTTCTCTACAGCCATATCTCTCCCAGTGGGCCTCCCGAACCACTCCCTGCTGGGAGAAAAATGGCTGCAGATAAAAGATTATTTGGGGTCgggaggaggagaactgcagGTGGTGAAAATtcagcccctccccctccataatcccctttccccccccagTCTAGGACCctgtgatttatttaaaaaaacaaaaaaccagcagaACACAGGTTGAGTTGTTGTGCCACCATCACACTTGGTAGTTGTTTCCTGATGTAATgacatgatttttttatttttttaagtcaacTGTGCAACAAGGTAGATGAGACTCTGGAAAgtttgcccaggtacaaactttCTATTCCACTGACTCATTTCCTTCAGCAGCTTTTCTATATACAAAGCACACTGCCTGTGAGGGGAAGGCTGGGATTGGAGCATATGGTATTTCCATTACCCAACAAGGATGGCTCCCtgaagcatctccagctaggaccTAATGCTACATCCTAGCAACAAAGAGAAAGTAGGACTGATGGAGAAAAGGAAGCAAGCTGTAAAGCTCTCAAGATTCGGAGGGGATGCAGAACCAAGTCTTCACCCTAATGTCTTACCATTTCCACTGAAGGGGTCTCCCTTCTCAGTGAACTCATCCTTAACACGCAATGTGAGCTCCACCAGGTCACAGGCCTCATAGTCTATCTGCGAACTATTCACAAAAATTGAGCCATTGGGCTCCAGAAGGAACCACTCCTGACACACATTGCCCACGTTGACTGAACGATTGAAGCAGGCTACAGCTAACTCCTGGAATACCAGTGAGTGGTTGGTGTCCACGTCGGTGGCATTTAGCGTGACAACTAACTCATGCAAAGTGACGTTCTCCAAAACTTCAATGTCTCGTGGTGGAGATGGCTCAATGGTTGGGGACTCGTCGTTGACATCCAGCACGTTCACCCTCACCACAGCAGTGTCAGCATTCACAGCCCCCCCAAAGTCTGAATTTTCCGCCTGCACGGTCAGATTGAAGAACTTCTGCTGCAGCCGATCATAGTCAAGAGCAACATCggagtccagactcaagctcccCTGGTACCAGCCAGAGCCAAGGCGATTCGAACGCACCATAAAGTTATTTGAACCTGTGCTGCTTACAATGTAGAATGAGATGCGGTTGTTTATCTCTGTTTGATCAGCATCGGTAGCCTCCACACTCCCCACAAAGACTCCTGGAGATGGAAGGTTAGTTAGAAAGAATAACATTTTCACCACATTGCCGCAGCCCCACAGATCTTAAAAATCAATGCAGCCTCTACACTTCTAATGCTCATGAAAAACAACACTTCCTAACTAGGAAATGTAATTATATGCTTCCTGTTTAAAGCCTTGCCACACCTTGTCACTGCTAATCAGTGCAATAAATACTACAAATCACTGGTAAAACATCTGTTTTAGTAagtataattttttccccttcaaatttCTACAAATGAATGATAATTTCTAATTTCCTAAGGAAATCCCACTCTGCCAAAGGAACCAAAAGTTATCATTCATCTGTAAGAACTTGAAAAAGACTGCTTGCCAAAACAGACAATGTTTTTTGTATATGGTTGAAAACCTATTAGTACAATGCAGGTATTATTTAGATATAAGTTGGGTCCCCCTATTTGTTGTGCATACTATTATTGTcaacagaggcagatttaagggagagCGACCGGTTTGGGCGCACTGAGTGCAGAGCCTCAGAATGCCTcagggggcaccacaactatgatgtagaatggaagggagggcaccaaattttggcactGCATAGGGGGCTGCTGAAATTTaagaccccaaggtccaccactgttgCCACTCTCTTGTTGCATCATGTTGTTGTCCCAGGTTAATCCTAGTTCCTTTCCACTCTGGACTAAAGATCACTGGCTCACCGTACCTTGCAAGCCCTCTGGAACGGAAAATTCATAAAAGGAGCTGTTGAATCTGGGTGCGTTGTCATTTATGTCctaaagagaaaagggggaaactgGTAATGGGGCCATTCCACATCCAAGCATCCACttagggctgtagctcagtgatagactatctgccttgcatgcagaaggtctcaggttgaaTTCCCCGGCATCTCCAAGGAGCGCtgagagagaaccctgcctgaacccctggagagctgctgccacacagagctcaatggaccaaaaatttgattcagtagaaggcagcttcatcTGTATGTTTCTCTGTACTCAAGATAATATAGGGCATCCTCGCAGCAATGACAGAGCTAGCTGCAGGAGAATGTAGTGGGGCTATCACATCCTCTAAATAAGCAGGGATGACCCTGTTTCTGAGACCCCAATACAATGGGTTAGCCATCTGCCACAAAACACACATTCTTAGGGTGCCTGTTTCCATCACCGACAGACACTCTGGAACCTGGCTCAGCTTACCTGAGCAGGGCCTAGGGTCCCTCTTTATGCATGAGTCTCCTTTTTCCAGAGCCCTGACTGGGTGCACCATTACCTCCACGATGAAGGTGACGTTCACTGTGTCGTTCAACTGAGGGATGCCCAAGTCATGCACAAGGACtgtcaccaccatcttgccctccAGCTGTGCAGGGATGGCTTCTCGGTCCAAGGGCCCTTTACTGCTCAGCACTCCTGTGCTTGGGTCGATAGTGAAGTAGCTGCTGAATTCACCAGGCACAATCTCAAACTGCAAGCGGCTATTATTGGTCTCTGGATCATCCTGGTCGGTGGCCTGGGAAGTGAGTTGAGGGAATTTTCAGCCAACAATGAGAAGAAGTAAGATCCTGCTTGCTTAAGCCAAAcgggaagtgtggatgagtcctaaGTGTGAAGGTGTCTCCTGCTACATAAACTTTCAGGTGCATGTACTAGGAGTAAGTAATTACTTGTTGTCCTACGAGTAAATCATGCCAGGGTTACAGCTGCCTAATTTGGAAAGAAGCCCAATGCCCAGGTCcaataaagggggaaatgttgCTTTGAAATTACCTGGATCTGGACACGGGTGTCCTGGCCCTCCGTGACAAAGACATTGTAGGAACCCACCACAACTGGAGGGTTGTTGTTGATGTCAACTACTGTGATCTCCAACTGTGTGGATCCAGACAGACCACCCCCATCCACTGCCTGCAAAGTGGCATAATAGACAGAACGCTTCCCCCAATCCAGATTAGAGCCATCCGCCACTAGCACTGCCCCGCTTGTTGCATTCACTGTGAACGTGGAATGGCTGCATAACAGAGAAAAGACACAACCTTAGTTTTGAGATGTTGTAATTCTCGCCCAGCAAAAGTAGGCCTACACCACAATGCTCTCCTTGTTCCTCCCACTGTTTCTCTAGCAATCACATGTACATACATGCTCTGAGGAAGCAGATAGTAGGTGATCTCTCCATACTTTCCACTGTCTGGATCAGTAGCCTGCAGAAAGCAGAAGGATCAAACTGACTGTTATTTTTGTTAATTGACTTCCCCATTGGGGATGTGAAGCCCAAGATGCATGCTTCTCAACATGGCCGTGAAGCACCTGGCCACATCACAGAGAATAGGGTCCTTCTGATCACACAGACGGAGAGCTCTCTGCCCCCACCTCCTGGTCCCAAGGCAGCTGCGGAACTTGCTTACTGTGATGTTAGAGGAGATAACGGTGCCAGGTGGACTCTCCTCCAGTACGAAAAGTTTGTACTCGCTCTGGTTGAACTCAGGTCTGTGGTCATTGGTATCCGTGAGATTGATGGTGACCATGGCAAAGGAGCAGCAATCAGTATCCCTTCCAGTGTCATTTGCTACAATCTGCCAGGATTAGAAGGAGCCAAGTAAACCTCAGCCCAAGCATGGTCATGGTCATGGGGGCAGAAGTGGCTTCAGAGTGACTCTTACTAATCTTCATGCTGCCGCTTTTTGTGGGAAGGATCTAAACAG
Above is a window of Zootoca vivipara chromosome 2, rZooViv1.1, whole genome shotgun sequence DNA encoding:
- the CDHR2 gene encoding cadherin-related family member 2 isoform X4, with amino-acid sequence MVLQETRSVCPSRMLWLSWAILSMFLAVASGNTAPYFNMSRTFFLPEDTRIGAFVLRLVAVDDEGDVLTYSISGSYAHYFNLDSRSGNVTLKQRVNYEDTKIMLLDAQVTDGKSVPVDMGITIIVEDRNDNKPIFQNEPYFTDVPENTPIGSSIYTVLAVDIDSGNAGRVSYSIEEVNPNDAENHDLFYIQYNGTVVLNGSLSYNNKSTFYRIKIFATDNGGLLDGQLIYQNNTAYLSVTVVDVADLDPVFLGAPYSGSVPENCPLGTSVVKVQAIDQDKNVNDIIDYSIITATSLFTINNATGVITVSGHLDREGIPGEEVQLQVVARERNLNIYQQVAQVNTTVTIQVTDINDNKPQFYLCTDYATCDFTGPPEGVFSGDIEEHASARTPVAGLNIVAYDPDKGSNGTFQLSLRGPDAFAFSVSPQKIVNEGTVQVLVSNSSLVDYEKTPTMTVEIVANDTGRDTDCCSFAMVTINLTDTNDHRPEFNQSEYKLFVLEESPPGTVISSNITATDPDSGKYGEITYYLLPQSIHSTFTVNATSGAVLVADGSNLDWGKRSVYYATLQAVDGGGLSGSTQLEITVVDINNNPPVVVGSYNVFVTEGQDTRVQIQATDQDDPETNNSRLQFEIVPGEFSSYFTIDPSTGVLSSKGPLDREAIPAQLEGKMVVTVLVHDLGIPQLNDTVNVTFIVEDINDNAPRFNSSFYEFSVPEGLQETLRILITDVNDNPPVFEESTTTFVIIPEVSPVDLQVAVVKANDADSGVNSVISFAISRVLFIPDKGPEQIRENLFKVVTTAEKDLYIGSIQVASSLDSSLKGQYRVTVEAKDHGNPPLYSSVSLDIYTVDQSYRVRLVFDSSLQDVQSNSGEINVALSRATQATVYVANIKSVEDSGSSRSDRAVAKTAMEAYFVYSNGTALMPGEVRTLIQRNPEELSRLLKLGLSIIGPVEVTQSNKENELFAVIAGLAVAALLILIVMLLIIIGMRKSYGRKLKALKALKVASKFSPGDVVQGPAIPGTNKYNAEGANPVLGFSLYPSLDLEENTSSEVASLNSLDENMVDAPEDAPPAYKRHDTADAVHQENGRNEPLKAALESHKKDKPEQLGHTKQYFAFDNTSLDTSDL
- the CDHR2 gene encoding cadherin-related family member 2 isoform X1 is translated as MVLQETRSVCPSRMLWLSWAILSMFLAVASGNTAPYFNMSRTFFLPEDTRIGAFVLRLVAVDDEGDVLTYSISGSYAHYFNLDSRSGNVTLKQRVNYEDTKIMLLDAQVTDGKSVPVDMGITIIVEDRNDNKPIFQNEPYFTDVPENTPIGSSIYTVLAVDIDSGNAGRVSYSIEEVNPNDAENHDLFYIQYNGTVVLNGSLSYNNKSTFYRIKIFATDNGGLLDGQLIYQNNTAYLSVTVVDVADLDPVFLGAPYSGSVPENCPLGTSVVKVQAIDQDKNVNDIIDYSIITATSLFTINNATGVITVSGHLDREGIPGEEVQLQVVARERNLNIYQQVAQVNTTVTIQVTDINDNKPQFYLCTDYATCDFTGPPEGVFSGDIEEHASARTPVAGLNIVAYDPDKGSNGTFQLSLRGPDAFAFSVSPQKIVNEGTVQVLVSNSSLVDYEKTPTMTVEIVANDTGRDTDCCSFAMVTINLTDTNDHRPEFNQSEYKLFVLEESPPGTVISSNITATDPDSGKYGEITYYLLPQSIHSTFTVNATSGAVLVADGSNLDWGKRSVYYATLQAVDGGGLSGSTQLEITVVDINNNPPVVVGSYNVFVTEGQDTRVQIQATDQDDPETNNSRLQFEIVPGEFSSYFTIDPSTGVLSSKGPLDREAIPAQLEGKMVVTVLVHDLGIPQLNDTVNVTFIVEDINDNAPRFNSSFYEFSVPEGLQGVFVGSVEATDADQTEINNRISFYIVSSTGSNNFMVRSNRLGSGWYQGSLSLDSDVALDYDRLQQKFFNLTVQAENSDFGGAVNADTAVVRVNVLDVNDESPTIEPSPPRDIEVLENVTLHELVVTLNATDVDTNHSLVFQELAVACFNRSVNVGNVCQEWFLLEPNGSIFVNSSQIDYEACDLVELTLRVKDEFTEKGDPFSGNETLRILITDVNDNPPVFEESTTTFVIIPEVSPVDLQVAVVKANDADSGVNSVISFAISRVLFIPDKGPEQIRENLFKVVTTAEKDLYIGSIQVASSLDSSLKGQYRVTVEAKDHGNPPLYSSVSLDIYTVDQSYRVRLVFDSSLQDVQSNSGEINVALSRATQATVYVANIKSVEDSGSSRSDRAVAKTAMEAYFVYSNGTALMPGEVRTLIQRNPEELSRLLKLGLSIIGPVEVTQSNKENELFAVIAGLAVAALLILIVMLLIIIGMRKSYGRKLKALKALKVASKFSPGDVVQGPAIPGTNKYNAEGANPVLGFSLYPSLDLEENTSSEVASLNSLDENMVDAPEDAPPAYKRHDTADAVHQENGRNEPLKAALESHKKDKPEQLGHTKQYFAFDNTSLDTSDL
- the CDHR2 gene encoding cadherin-related family member 2 isoform X2 codes for the protein MLWLSWAILSMFLAVASGNTAPYFNMSRTFFLPEDTRIGAFVLRLVAVDDEGDVLTYSISGSYAHYFNLDSRSGNVTLKQRVNYEDTKIMLLDAQVTDGKSVPVDMGITIIVEDRNDNKPIFQNEPYFTDVPENTPIGSSIYTVLAVDIDSGNAGRVSYSIEEVNPNDAENHDLFYIQYNGTVVLNGSLSYNNKSTFYRIKIFATDNGGLLDGQLIYQNNTAYLSVTVVDVADLDPVFLGAPYSGSVPENCPLGTSVVKVQAIDQDKNVNDIIDYSIITATSLFTINNATGVITVSGHLDREGIPGEEVQLQVVARERNLNIYQQVAQVNTTVTIQVTDINDNKPQFYLCTDYATCDFTGPPEGVFSGDIEEHASARTPVAGLNIVAYDPDKGSNGTFQLSLRGPDAFAFSVSPQKIVNEGTVQVLVSNSSLVDYEKTPTMTVEIVANDTGRDTDCCSFAMVTINLTDTNDHRPEFNQSEYKLFVLEESPPGTVISSNITATDPDSGKYGEITYYLLPQSIHSTFTVNATSGAVLVADGSNLDWGKRSVYYATLQAVDGGGLSGSTQLEITVVDINNNPPVVVGSYNVFVTEGQDTRVQIQATDQDDPETNNSRLQFEIVPGEFSSYFTIDPSTGVLSSKGPLDREAIPAQLEGKMVVTVLVHDLGIPQLNDTVNVTFIVEDINDNAPRFNSSFYEFSVPEGLQGVFVGSVEATDADQTEINNRISFYIVSSTGSNNFMVRSNRLGSGWYQGSLSLDSDVALDYDRLQQKFFNLTVQAENSDFGGAVNADTAVVRVNVLDVNDESPTIEPSPPRDIEVLENVTLHELVVTLNATDVDTNHSLVFQELAVACFNRSVNVGNVCQEWFLLEPNGSIFVNSSQIDYEACDLVELTLRVKDEFTEKGDPFSGNETLRILITDVNDNPPVFEESTTTFVIIPEVSPVDLQVAVVKANDADSGVNSVISFAISRVLFIPDKGPEQIRENLFKVVTTAEKDLYIGSIQVASSLDSSLKGQYRVTVEAKDHGNPPLYSSVSLDIYTVDQSYRVRLVFDSSLQDVQSNSGEINVALSRATQATVYVANIKSVEDSGSSRSDRAVAKTAMEAYFVYSNGTALMPGEVRTLIQRNPEELSRLLKLGLSIIGPVEVTQSNKENELFAVIAGLAVAALLILIVMLLIIIGMRKSYGRKLKALKALKVASKFSPGDVVQGPAIPGTNKYNAEGANPVLGFSLYPSLDLEENTSSEVASLNSLDENMVDAPEDAPPAYKRHDTADAVHQENGRNEPLKAALESHKKDKPEQLGHTKQYFAFDNTSLDTSDL